ACTTTTCTGTTAAGATTTATTAAATTCTAAACCATGTTCTTCAGCGTAGCGAGACATAAAGCGCATAAATCTGTCCCATTCTTCAGTTGATTTCATGATATAAGTAGCTTCTAGTGCTTTAGCCTTACCATTGATAAACTTACCTTTGACTTCTCTTGTCACCATTTCTCCTTCTTCGTCAATCAGATACATACCCGTAATTTCTTCGGTATTGTCACTATCCAAAACTTTAGGGGAGTCAAAGTAAAAAGTTGCTGTACCAGTGCTACCATTACGAGAGCGAGTTAAACGAACATCAGGTATGGTTTCTTCTGTGATACCTTGCATGAATTGAATATGAGCCATCTTATTATTTTGATCATTGATAGTAATTTTTTATCATCTCATAGAAATAGATTTTATGCTCTTAGAAGTCCAGGTTCACGCTTTATTAAAAGCTTATCTTAGGGAACATCGAGACATTGATTGGCCCCATCATTTAACGATCGCTCGTTTAGTAGCGCGTGGATTACGAATAGGACGTTCTAGCTTAATCCAAACTGGTACAGAAGTTGAGCGCTATAGCTTGAGTTATTTAATACCCGCTTTATTGACTACGGAAAATATTTTATTAGTTGTACCCGAAGCTTGGCAAGTAAAATTATTAGAGCAGGATATTCCCCATTTACAAAACTGGCTCAAAGAGCATCAAAGTGAGGTAGAATTATCTCAATCAAAACTCATGATTACTTCTTTTCCTAACTGGTTGAGCGATCGCCTTAACCATTTAGGACATTTTCCCGATTCTCTTCCTACGGTAATTATTCAAGCAGAAGATTTAGAAACCTGGAGTCGTCAACAATTAACCCTAGATCTTACCCCCCAAGATTGGTTAGAGCAATTACAACAAGCTAACTCTCAACAACACAATATTACCACAGTCAAAGTCAAAATTACTCAAAACCTTTATCAACACCCCCCCAATCCTTACGGTTGTTATGCTTTAGATGAATCTATTCAAATAGAATTAGAGTCTCTTTGGGATAATTTAGGCAGTTTAGGGTTATTATCTCCTGTTATGGAGCGTTTTTGGAGACAATGGCAACAGGGAGAACAAATTTTCTGGGCTTCTCTACAAAGAGAGACAGGACAATTTCATCTTTTTTTAGCACCCCATTCTGTTGCAGGATATTTAAGCCAAATTTGGACTAGACAACCCGTCGTGATTATGGGTCAATTTATCGATAAACAAATTACTGCTACTCTAGGGTTAGAAGATATTCTACAGTTAAACTTTGCTCCTGATGCTCAGAGAGAATTAATTCAACTTTACTCACCTGCTAGGTTTCCGTTTCCTAATACTCCAGAGTTTCAATTTGCACTATATAGAGAGATCAACAAGCTAATCACCAATCAAGGTTTAGTCATCTTAGTCGATGATTTACCCCTGAAAGGTCAATTAGCTGCTATTTTAGCTAGTGAGTATGGTTCAAGGGTTCAGGTAGAAACCCAAGATTTGCCTACTAATGGTATTTTAATCAGTGGTTGGGAGTTTTGGTGTGAACAAGCAGAGCCATTTTGGTCTCCGGAACTACTAATTATGGTTACCTTACCCCTTCCTTCTCTTGAACATCCTGTGGTAGCTAGTAGAGTTAATTACTATAAACAAAAGCGTCAAGATTGGTTTCGGGGTTATTTACTACCAACTGCTTTAAATAAGATGCAAAAAGCGATCGTCCCTCTACGCAATAGTCAAGGTACTTTAGTAATTCTCGACAATCGAGTTAATTATCGTAGTTATGGTGATGATATTATCAAAGCTCTCGAACCTTGTGCACGTATTAATAATTTGTCATGATTTAGGTGTTATTCCGAATGCG
This genomic window from Gloeocapsa sp. DLM2.Bin57 contains:
- a CDS encoding photosystem II reaction center protein Psb28; its protein translation is MAHIQFMQGITEETIPDVRLTRSRNGSTGTATFYFDSPKVLDSDNTEEITGMYLIDEEGEMVTREVKGKFINGKAKALEATYIMKSTEEWDRFMRFMSRYAEEHGLEFNKS
- a CDS encoding ATP-dependent DNA helicase, with product MLLEVQVHALLKAYLREHRDIDWPHHLTIARLVARGLRIGRSSLIQTGTEVERYSLSYLIPALLTTENILLVVPEAWQVKLLEQDIPHLQNWLKEHQSEVELSQSKLMITSFPNWLSDRLNHLGHFPDSLPTVIIQAEDLETWSRQQLTLDLTPQDWLEQLQQANSQQHNITTVKVKITQNLYQHPPNPYGCYALDESIQIELESLWDNLGSLGLLSPVMERFWRQWQQGEQIFWASLQRETGQFHLFLAPHSVAGYLSQIWTRQPVVIMGQFIDKQITATLGLEDILQLNFAPDAQRELIQLYSPARFPFPNTPEFQFALYREINKLITNQGLVILVDDLPLKGQLAAILASEYGSRVQVETQDLPTNGILISGWEFWCEQAEPFWSPELLIMVTLPLPSLEHPVVASRVNYYKQKRQDWFRGYLLPTALNKMQKAIVPLRNSQGTLVILDNRVNYRSYGDDIIKALEPCARINNLS